From Microbacterium sp. YJN-G, a single genomic window includes:
- a CDS encoding acetyl-CoA C-acetyltransferase: MSDIVIVAAARTPQGRLKGQLASFTAPQLGSLAIRGALEQAAISPTDIDAVVMGQVLAAGSGQNAARQAAIGAGIGWDVPSSSVNKVCLSGLTAIIDAARMIRTGDATTVVAGGMESMTRAPHLLVGSRDGWTYGSIEVLDHMAYDGLTDAYDRESMGASTERHNPRFEMTRERQDAVAALSHQRAAAGQGTGVFDAEIVPVTVPQRKGDPIVLTKDEGVRPDTTVETLAGLRPAFAEGGTITAGNSSQISDGAAAVIVTTRENAQAKGWSVLAVIGASGQTAGPDNSLQAQPARAVERALEKQGITADQLDLVEINEAFGAVVARSQEELGLSGDIVNVHGGGIAIGHPIGASGARLVVHLAHELAKRGSGTAVAALCGGGGQGEALVLTR, from the coding sequence ATGAGCGACATCGTCATCGTCGCCGCCGCCCGCACCCCGCAGGGACGCCTGAAGGGGCAGCTCGCGTCGTTCACCGCACCGCAGCTCGGATCGCTCGCCATCCGCGGCGCCCTCGAGCAGGCGGCCATCTCGCCCACCGACATCGACGCCGTCGTGATGGGGCAGGTGCTCGCGGCCGGATCCGGTCAGAACGCGGCCCGCCAGGCCGCGATCGGCGCGGGTATCGGCTGGGACGTGCCCTCCAGCTCGGTCAACAAGGTCTGCCTGTCGGGGCTGACCGCGATCATCGATGCCGCCCGCATGATCCGCACCGGCGACGCCACCACCGTGGTCGCCGGCGGCATGGAGTCCATGACCCGCGCACCGCACCTGCTGGTCGGCTCACGCGACGGCTGGACCTACGGCAGCATCGAGGTGCTCGACCACATGGCGTACGACGGGCTCACCGACGCGTACGACAGGGAGAGCATGGGCGCGTCGACGGAGCGGCACAACCCGCGGTTCGAGATGACCCGCGAGCGACAGGATGCCGTGGCCGCGCTCTCGCACCAGCGTGCAGCCGCAGGCCAGGGTACCGGGGTCTTCGACGCCGAGATCGTGCCCGTGACCGTGCCGCAGCGCAAGGGCGACCCGATCGTGCTCACCAAGGACGAGGGCGTGCGGCCCGACACGACCGTCGAGACCCTCGCGGGCCTGCGCCCGGCGTTCGCCGAGGGCGGCACCATCACCGCGGGCAACTCGTCGCAGATCTCCGACGGCGCCGCCGCGGTGATCGTGACCACTCGCGAGAACGCCCAGGCGAAGGGATGGTCCGTGCTGGCCGTCATCGGGGCGAGCGGGCAGACCGCCGGCCCCGACAACTCGCTGCAGGCGCAGCCGGCCCGCGCCGTCGAGCGCGCGCTCGAGAAGCAGGGGATCACCGCCGACCAGCTCGATCTCGTCGAGATCAACGAGGCCTTCGGCGCCGTGGTCGCGCGTTCGCAGGAAGAGCTCGGCCTGTCCGGAGACATCGTGAACGTGCACGGCGGCGGGATCGCCATCGGGCATCCGATCGGCGCCAGCGGTGCGCGGCTGGTCGTGCACCTCGCGCACGAACTGGCCAAGCGCGGCTCGGGCACTGCGGTCGCCGCGCTCTGCGGCGGCGGCGGTCAGGGAGAGGCCTTGGTCCTCACACGTTGA
- a CDS encoding iron ABC transporter substrate-binding protein, which produces MHASGLRSVALLASLASIAAVTACAPAGEGGAADADALIIYNAQHEQLTEEWTAVFTEETGIEVVLRNGGDSELGSQLVQEGDASPADVFLTENSPAMSLVEQAGLLAPVDDATLEVVPQQFRPSSGAWTGIAARDTVLVYNPDLISEDELPDSIMQLQDPQWKGKWGAAPGGADFQAIVSAILATEGEEAAAAWLAGMQENAEKYRNNIVTMKAVNDGEVPMGIIYHYYWYRDQADTKESSGNTALHRFAAGDPGAFVSISGGGVLASSDHPEEAQQFLSWLVGESGQTILGEGYSYEYPVASGIPPRSPLPPLESLGAPEIDPSVLNGPTVIDLMTEAGLL; this is translated from the coding sequence ATGCACGCCTCCGGCCTGCGCTCCGTCGCGCTCCTCGCATCATTGGCCTCGATCGCAGCCGTCACGGCCTGCGCCCCCGCCGGGGAAGGCGGAGCCGCGGATGCCGATGCGCTGATCATCTACAACGCGCAGCACGAGCAGCTGACCGAGGAGTGGACTGCGGTGTTCACCGAGGAGACCGGCATCGAGGTGGTGCTGCGCAACGGCGGCGACAGTGAGCTGGGCAGCCAGCTGGTGCAGGAGGGGGATGCCTCTCCTGCCGACGTGTTCCTGACCGAGAACTCGCCGGCGATGTCGCTGGTCGAGCAGGCGGGCCTCTTGGCCCCGGTCGACGACGCGACCCTCGAGGTCGTCCCGCAGCAGTTCCGTCCCAGCAGCGGAGCGTGGACCGGCATCGCGGCACGCGACACTGTGCTGGTCTACAATCCCGACCTCATCTCGGAGGACGAGCTGCCCGACTCGATCATGCAGCTGCAGGACCCGCAGTGGAAGGGCAAGTGGGGAGCGGCGCCGGGTGGGGCGGACTTCCAGGCCATCGTCTCGGCCATCCTCGCCACCGAGGGTGAGGAGGCCGCTGCGGCGTGGCTGGCGGGGATGCAGGAGAACGCCGAGAAGTACCGCAACAACATCGTCACCATGAAGGCCGTCAACGACGGCGAGGTTCCGATGGGGATCATCTACCACTACTACTGGTACCGCGATCAGGCCGACACGAAGGAGAGCAGCGGGAACACCGCGCTGCACCGCTTCGCAGCCGGCGACCCCGGCGCCTTCGTGAGCATCTCCGGCGGCGGGGTGCTCGCCTCCAGCGACCACCCCGAAGAGGCGCAGCAGTTCCTGTCCTGGCTGGTCGGCGAGAGCGGGCAGACGATCCTCGGAGAGGGCTACAGCTACGAGTACCCGGTCGCCAGCGGCATCCCGCCGCGCTCGCCGCTTCCGCCGCTGGAATCCCTCGGCGCGCCCGAGATCGATCCGTCCGTGCTCAACGGGCCGACCGTGATCGACCTGATGACCGAGGCGGGCCTGCTCTGA
- a CDS encoding ABC transporter permease: MAAFALIPVGYVVISSAQTGAARLAQLLLRPRVAELTVNTVLLVVLGIGAALVIGIGGAWLVERTVMPLRRVFAVALAAPLAVPAFVMSYGWATVAPGLDGLGGAVLISACAYSPLVYLPAVAALRGLDPALEESARSLGLGPWRVFLRVVLPQLRLAALGGGLVVGLHLLAEYGAFAFLQFDTFTTAIMVAYQSNFGGANAAALGIVLTGLCLVLVLAETRMRGGARLSRTAANRPATRAALGPWAVPAVIGLLAFICAALIVPLSSVLRWGLRTDAGDWAAVTPAAVQTVLLAVGAALACAAVALPVAWLAVRHRRRLSMMLEGGFYLAGSLPAIIVALALVGVALQAAPGLYQTAATAIAAYVILFLPRILVPLRAGLAQIPPEWEEAARSLGTPPMLARLRVTAPLLAPAVASGAALVALGAANELTATLLLAPIGTETIATGFWSAASAIDYIAAAPYALTLIVISVPAVHLMFTEATSRGSA; this comes from the coding sequence ATGGCGGCGTTCGCGCTGATCCCGGTCGGCTACGTCGTCATCTCCAGTGCGCAGACCGGCGCTGCGCGGCTGGCACAGCTGCTGCTGCGCCCGCGTGTCGCGGAGCTCACCGTCAACACGGTGCTGCTGGTCGTGCTGGGGATCGGCGCCGCCCTCGTCATCGGCATCGGCGGTGCCTGGCTGGTCGAGCGCACCGTGATGCCCCTGCGCCGCGTCTTCGCCGTGGCGCTGGCCGCGCCGCTGGCCGTGCCGGCGTTCGTGATGAGCTACGGCTGGGCCACGGTCGCCCCGGGGCTCGACGGGCTGGGCGGGGCCGTGCTCATCTCGGCGTGCGCCTACTCGCCGCTGGTGTACCTGCCGGCCGTGGCGGCGCTGCGCGGTCTGGATCCCGCCCTCGAGGAGTCGGCCCGGTCGCTGGGACTCGGCCCCTGGCGGGTGTTCCTGCGGGTCGTGCTCCCTCAGCTGCGCCTCGCGGCGCTCGGCGGCGGGCTGGTGGTGGGTCTGCATCTGCTTGCCGAGTACGGCGCCTTCGCCTTCCTGCAGTTCGACACCTTCACGACGGCGATCATGGTGGCCTACCAGTCGAACTTCGGCGGAGCGAACGCCGCCGCGCTCGGCATCGTGCTGACCGGGCTCTGCCTGGTGCTCGTGCTCGCCGAGACGCGGATGCGCGGCGGCGCCCGCCTGTCGCGCACCGCCGCGAACCGCCCGGCCACCCGGGCGGCGCTCGGACCCTGGGCCGTTCCCGCCGTGATCGGGCTGCTGGCGTTCATCTGCGCGGCGCTGATCGTGCCGCTGTCGTCGGTGCTGCGCTGGGGGCTGCGCACGGATGCCGGCGACTGGGCCGCCGTGACACCGGCCGCCGTGCAGACAGTGCTGCTCGCCGTCGGCGCCGCACTCGCCTGCGCGGCCGTCGCGCTGCCGGTCGCGTGGCTGGCCGTGCGGCACCGCCGCAGACTCAGCATGATGCTGGAGGGCGGCTTCTACCTCGCAGGCAGCCTGCCGGCGATCATCGTCGCACTCGCCCTGGTCGGTGTCGCACTGCAGGCCGCGCCGGGCCTGTACCAGACCGCCGCGACGGCGATAGCGGCCTACGTGATCCTGTTCCTGCCGCGCATCCTCGTGCCGCTCCGTGCCGGCCTGGCGCAGATCCCGCCCGAATGGGAGGAGGCCGCGCGCTCGCTCGGGACGCCTCCGATGCTCGCGCGGCTGCGTGTCACCGCGCCGCTGCTCGCCCCCGCCGTCGCGAGCGGAGCGGCCCTGGTCGCCCTGGGCGCCGCCAACGAGCTCACCGCGACGCTGCTGCTGGCCCCGATCGGCACCGAGACCATCGCGACCGGGTTCTGGTCGGCGGCATCCGCCATCGACTACATCGCCGCCGCCCCTTACGCACTCACACTGATCGTGATCTCGGTGCCTGCGGTGCACCTGATGTTCACGGAAGCGACGTCGAGAGGCAGCGCATGA